The genomic region GGATGACACGGATTAAACGGATGAGCACGGATTTTTTATTTTTTAGTAATCGGATTGAGCGGATTAATCGGATTTCTTTTCTGTTTTTTTATCTGCTCAATCCGCTAAATCCGCTTACTACTTATTTTCATTCTCCTTTGTGTCCACTGCCTGTGGGCATGAGCGTTTCTCCTGGATTAAAAACCTTAATATTCTCAGATTCAGCAAGTTGATTGAGGTCTAATCATTATCCGCACTTACATTTAGATGTATATCTTTCTAAGGCTAATTTTTCTTCCTGCACAAACCTCACCTGTCTCTGTATTAACTCATCAAAATCAACTAAATGCCCATCAAATGTAGGTCCATCAACACAGGCAAACTTTGTTTGCCCATCTACGGTAACTCGACACGAACCACACATCCCCGTGCCATCAACCATAATCGTATTTAAACTAACTAATGTCGGAACATCAAATTTTTTAGTTACCGCACAACTTGCCTTCATCATCGGCAATGGACCAATGGCAATGACTAAATCTGGCTTTTCCTGTGTTTCCAATAATCTCTCTAAAACCTTAGTAACAAAGCCCTGTTCACCATACGAACCATCATCGGTGCAGATATAAAGTTGATTACTGATGGCATTCATTTCTTGTTCTAAAATAACTAAATCTTTAGTTCGAGCACCAATAATGGAGGTAATTTCAGTTCCAGATTTGTTTAATGCCTTTGCTTTAGGATAGATAGGTGCCACACCTACACCCCCAGCCACACAAAATATCCTTTTGTGTGAACCAGTTACTTCGATATGTTTCCCGAGAGGACCTACAAAATCCTGGAGATAATCCCCTGCCTTTAGTTTGCCCAATTGTTTGGTTGTCTTCCCTACCTCCTGAAAAATAATACTTACCGTTCCCTTTTGTGCATCGTAATCATAAATAGTTAGTGGTATCCGTTCACCAGCCTTATCGATTCTCAAGATGATGAATTGCCCTGGTTGGCAAGACCTTGCTACTTTGGGCGCATCAATAACAAATAATTTTATCTCTTTTGCTAACTCTTTGGTAAATAATATCTTATACATTTTTTCTCCTTCCCTTGTTTCCTTTTTAAAATTGTAACCGTTCAGCCACAGAGGCACAGAGTTCACAGAGAATTAAGGAAATTAGCCACAAATGGACACGAATTAACCTCTGCATCCTATAAATGTAGTGCGAACCTTTAGGTTCGCCTTTTGGCTTGCCAGAAGCGAGGCTAAAGCCTCGCACTACAAATCTTTTTATTATTCGTGTTCATTCGTGGTTATATATTCCCTCTGTGTTCTCTGTGACTCTGTGGCTATATCCTGAACGGTTATCATTATTGACCTTAAATCCTAAATGCACCGTTGCCACCCCAAAGCTCAAATCAAAATATTGGACAGCCACAAATCCCGCTTTTTCCATTAATACCTTTAGTTGTTCTTTGTCTGGCAGGTATAAATCCAGAGACTGGGGAAGATAACTATAAGGTTCTTTATTCCCATGAAATATTTTCCCCAATAAAGGTAGGACATGATAAAAATAGATTTTATGTCCCCCTTTAATAAGTATATTCTCTGGTCTCCCTGCGTCTAAGGTAATTAATCTTCCACCTGGTTTCAGTATCCGATTAATTTCCTTAAATACCTCATCAATATTTAGATGTCGCAATCCAAAGCCAATTGTGACAACATCAAAGGTATTGTCTGCAAACGAAAGAGAGGATATATCTTGCTTTTTCAGTTCAATCCTCTCCTCTAGTCCACTTTTCTCAATCTTTTTTCTTCCAATTTCAAGCATCTCATCACAAAAGTCTATTCCAATTACTTTCACTTGAGGATTTTCTTTAGCCGCACAAATACCACAATCCCCTGTTCCGCAACAGAGGTCAAGGATTAAATCTGTTGGTTTTAGTAATGCCTTTGAAATAGCGAATTTACGCCATTTATGATGAAGTCCAAAACTGATTATTTGATTTAACCTATCGTAGTCCCTGGCGATATTTGAAAAAAGTCTTTGAACATAATATTGTCTTTTGTCTGACATTGTGAACTCATTTAGAGCTTTTATATTATCATTAATAGGAGATAATGTCAATAAAAAATTGGTAACCGTTCAGGTAATCCTTTACCGTCCCGAAATTTCTATCTCTGGTGAATAGATTTTAATTTTTTCTCTGCGTCTCTGTGTCTGTGCGGTGAACGGTTACTGTAATTTAAAACCCCCATATTTACGAACATGGTCAACTAATCCGCCATCTTGCAAGATATTAGTCATTATCTCTGGCAATCTGGAGAAATAAGAGGTTGTGCCTTTTGTTTGATTAATCAGGCATCCTTTTTCTAAATCTACCTCTAATTCATCCCCTTCAGTTATATCTTTAGTTTCACATTCAATCACTGGTAGTCCGACATTAATTGCATTACGGAAGAATATTCGAGCAAAAGATTGAGCAATGACACCACTAATTCCGGCTAATTTAATAATGGTTGGGGCGTGTTCTCTACTTGAACCCAGTCCAAAATTCCTTCCGGCAACAATAAAATCACCAGGTTTTATTTTCGAGGCAAATTCTGGGTCTGCATCTTCCATCACATGTTTAGCCAATTCCTGTAGATTAGACCGCAAATGGAAATATCTACCCGGAGCTATCAAATCTGTGCTTATGTCATCACCAAATTTATGTCCCTTACCTTTTAGTATCATTGATATACCTCCTCGTATTTACCATTATTGTAAGCGTTCAGGGATATAGCCACAGAGTCACAGAGAACACAGAGGGAATATAGCAGTTATTAGTCAAAATTTTACTCAGAGTGGATAAGGGAAAAATCCCAAATCCCAAGCACCAAATCTCAAATAAGCACCAAATTCCACATACCAAAAAGCGAATTAGAGATTAGTGAATTAGAGATTAGATTTTACTAATTCGCTAATTCGCTTAATTCACTAAATAGAATTTGGAATTTGTGATTTGGAATTTCAGAGCCATATCTATGTCAAATTTCGATTAATAAGTGCTATAATTCGTGTCCATTTGTGGCTAATTTCTCTAATTCTCTGTGAACTCTGTGCCTCTGTGGCTGAACGGTTACCCTTATTTATTCTCCTTCAGAAATAATTGAGCTTAGGAAAACTCCTGGATAATAAAACCCCAAAATTTGTTTATAATTATATCCTAATTCTGCCATTGATACTGCCCCTTGTTGGCAGAGTCCAACTCCATGTCCCTTACCGATACCTTGAAAAGTAACCTTGTCCCCATTTGTGCGGATGGTAAAGATAGTGCTCCATATTTTGTCTGAACCCATTATTAATCGAAACTTAGAACTTGAAATCGTCAATTCTCCATTTCCATTTTTAATTATAACTTCTTTTACCCTCCCACCATTGGTGTTAGAACTTGCGGAAATAGAAGATATATTACTAATATTAAAACCATTGCGGTTAAGTATATCTTTAATTTCGGATAATGAGAAAGTTACATCCCATCCTTTATTAGATTTTCTACAAAATGGGTCATAAACTTCTTGTAAATAAGGAATATCTTGTCCCCAAACTGACTGTGCACTTGCGGTTATACCTCCACACCAGGCATGATAAAATGTGGAAGCGACATCTCCTTCAAAGGTTAATATTTGTCCTTGAGTGGAATCAACCGCATTGATTGTCTTTTCTGATTCGACATCCATACCTTTATATACCTGGCAATGAATCTTTGAACATAAATTATATCCTTCTTCTTCATGTTTTTTAAGATTATCTATGGCAAATGTTCTGGCAATGATGGCTTGAGCCTTTAAAGCCTCAATTGGCGCTTTATCTGTCATCTCAGGTTTTATCACTCCATAAAGATATTCTTCTAAATCTACAACATTGATAACCTTAATTCCATCCCTACCTGTTCCTATTTCTATTTCACCGCGATATTTATTGCCATTTACAAGGATATTTGCCCCAACAATAGGTCTTACCCGAATAGAACCAGTTATTATTCCAACATCTTTCACCTCTAATCGACTTTGATTAAGTTTTATAAAACCATTTTTCCAACCATAGGTAGTTAATAGTATTTCATCAGTTGCCAGGTCAATCAGCTCAAGATAACCTGTACTACTAATATTAACTGCTGTTTCACCATTGAGCAGTCCTATTCTAAGGTTAATCGCTTCTAAATCTTTGCTTAAACTTAATATGATTAATATTAAAAATATTTTTTTCATTTCTCTCTCTTAACTTGAAGGTTTATCTCCGACCAAATAGCCAAAAGATGATAGATAAAATTATACTAATTAAAATACAGGTGGTAACAGGGAAATAAAAACTAAAATGCTCTTTCTTTATAAAAATATCACCTGGCAGTTTGCCAATAAACGGAAATTTATTGGCTAATAAAAATAGCCCACCAACTACTATTAAAATAATACCTGTAAGGATTAAGAATTTACCTGCGAAACCTGTCATTTTAAAATGGCCCTCCTATCTCAAGAATAAATAATGCTACCCAGATTAAAAGCATTATTACACCGAGCATAAGGAAAATTTGATTCGGTCTGTGCGTAAGTTTTTTATTTGAATAAGCCAGGATAAGCAAAAAAAGTCCAAAGAAAAAGAACGAACCTACTACAGGAGCTGATTCTTGCATAGAGAATTCACCTTCCTTTAATTGCCTCGTTTATCCATTTTTTGAATGTATTCATTTCATGTAACCGTTCAGGATATAGCCACAGAGTCACAGAGAACACAGAGGGAATATATAACCACGAATGAACACAAATACAAAAGGATTTGTAGTGCGAGCCGTTAGCTTCGCTTCTGGCAAGCCAAAAGGCGAACTTAAAGGTTCGCACTACATTTATGGGATGTCAGAGGTTAATTCGTATCCATTTGTGGTTAATTTCTCTAATTCTCTGTGAACTCTGTGCCTCTGTGGCTGAACGGTTACTTTTTAATCATGATAATAACCTCCTCATTAAAATTAGCGATTACTATTTGCACTATATTTTTTCAATTCACTCTCAAACTCTTGCGCGGGGATTTGGGTAATACCTAATTCTTTTGCCTTATCCAGTTTAGAGCCTGGTTTTTCTCCGACTACTAAAAAGGAGGTCTTTTTAGTAACTGAAGAGGATGTTTTTCCGCCTAATTTTTGAATTAATTCTTCAGCTTCCTGTCGTGTCCAATCTTTTAGACTTCCCGTAATAACAAATTCCTTGCCTTCATAAGGCATTGGATGAGTAGAGATAGGTGCAGACACACATAGATTTACTCCTGCTTCCTTTAATTTCGAGATTAAATTTTTAGTTTGAGGTTGATTAAAGAAATTGATAATACTTGCGCTTACCTTAGGACCTATGTCTTCAATCTCTAACAACTCATCTTCACCTGCGGCGATTAATCTTTCCATTGTGCCAAATCTACGGGCTAAAGCAATAGAAGTTTGTGAGCCAACATGAAATATGCCAATGGCGTTGATTAATCTATCCAGAGGTTTGTTTTTAGTAAGTTCGATATTATTAATCAAATTATCCACGGATTTTTCACCCCAGCCTTCAAGGGATTCCAATTCTTCTCGATGTTGCCAGAGCCAATAAATATCGGTTAATTCTTTAAGGAATCCTTTTTCTACTAATTGTTCTACTACTTTGGTTCCTAATCCTTCGATATCCATACAGCCTCGTGAGGCAAAGAATTCAATACGGCGTTTAAGTTGAGCCGGGCAATTCACACCAGTGCAAAAACTCCTTGCCTCTCCTTCTGGTCGATAAACCTCTGCCCCACATACCGGACAATTTTTTGGGAATTCAAATATTTTACCTCGCTCTTCACTTTTAACCACACCAATTACCTTAGGAATTACCTCACCACTTCGTTCCACGATAACCTTATCTCCAATCCTGATATCCTTTCGTTTAATCTCATCTTCATTGTGGAGTGTTGCCCGACTGATGGTTACGCCGGCTAATTTAATTGGCTCTAACATTGCGACCGGGGTAAGTGCTCCGGTTCTTCCAACTTGAACGATAATCTCTTTTAAAACTGTTGTGGCTTGTTCTGGGGTAAATTTGAATGCCACAGCCCATCTTGGGCTTTTTGCAGTAAAACTTAGTTTTTTTTGCTCCTCTAAATAGTTTATCTTAATAACCATCCCATCGACATCATACCTTAATTTATCTTTTTTCTCTTCCCATTCCTGGCAATAATCAATTACCTCCTCTATCCCCTGACACAGTTTATAATGAGGGCAAACGACTAATCCTAAATTTTCAAATTCCTTTAATGTCTCAGACTGAGTTTTAAAGATTTCTTTTTCTGCAATTCCTAAGGAATGAATAAAGACATTGAGGTATCTTTGGGCAACGATTTTTGGGTCTAAGAGGTGAAGAGAACCAGCAGTTGCATTGCGGGTATTAGCAAATGGAGGCTCATTTCGATTAATTCTTTCTTGATTAACCTGTTCAAACCGCACCTTATCCATATATACCTCTCCACGAACCTCCAGATTAATGGGTTTATTTAATTGTAATGGAATCGTTCGTATTGTGCGTAAATTAAGGGTAATATCATCACCTACCTCACCATCACCTCGGGTTAATCCCTGGACAAAAACACCATTTTCATACTTTAGAGAGACACCCACGCCATCTATCTTTAATTCAGTAACATATTCTATTGTTTGTTTGTTTAACCATCTGACTACTCGTTGATGAAATTCCTTTAATTCATCAATGGAATAGGTATTATCCAGACTTAGCATTGGCACTCGATGTCGAACTGAGGTAAATTCCTCCAATGGTTGTCCACTTACCCGTTGTGTGGGTGAATCTGGGGTAATGCATTCTGGATGTGCGGTTTCTAATTGAATTAATTCTTTTAGTAATTGGTCATATTTGTAATCGGATATTTCCGGGGCGGCCTCGACATAATACTTGTAATCGTGGTATTTAATCAATGCCTTTAACTTTGAAATTTGCCCCCTGTAATCTTCCATACTATAAAAGATACTACAAAATTGGCAATTTGTCAAGGAAAAACAGTAACTGTTCAGGGATATAGCCACAGAGTCACAGAGAACACAGAGGGAATATAGCAGTTATTAGTCAAAATTTTACTCAGAGTGGATAAGGAAAAAATCCAAAATCCCAAGCACCAAATCTCAAATAAGCACCAAATTTCACATACCAAAAAGCGAATTAGAGATTAGTGAATTAGAGATTAGATTTTACTAATTCGCTAATTCGCTTAATTCACTAATTCACTAAATGGAATTTGGAATTTGTGATTTGGAATTTCAGAGCCATATCTATGTCAAATTTCGATTAATAAGTGCTATAATTCGTGTCCATTTGTGGCTAATTTCTCTAATTCTCTGTGAACTCTGTGCCTCTGTGGCTGAACGGTTACGAAAAACAAGTGGCGGGGCAATGGGTCAGTTATTTGGGGAAAGTTCTCCTGATAATGAGTGTCAGCAGTGTCAGTGTCAGTTTAAAGTGTTGTTCCAATCATTCTGACACTGACACCGCATCTATCCTTCTTTCATCAGCGGTAATTCCTGCAATGTGGTGTAGATTGCTCCTTTTGGCGTCAATTGGCTCCCCATTACCTCTATCTTAGTCACCTCCATCTGACCAAAATCTGGAGGTTTTAGGGTAGAGATTAATTTAGACAAATCATCTTTCCTTTGAGGACTTTTTATCCTCCCTAATGTTAAATGGGGAATAGATTCTCTTTGTTCGATTGGAAATCCAAGTCTAAGTAAGTTATTGTCTATTCGTGTGGATAATTCTATACATTCTTCTTTGCCTTTATCCACGCCTACCCAGATTACCTTTGGGCTTGATAAACTGGGAAAAGCCCCAACTGAAGTCAGGGAAAGTGTAAATTGCTTAAAATCCGAGGTTGCCTCCAGAACCATTTGATATACCGACTCTAACTGTCCAATAAGACAATTGCCCAGAAATTTTAAGGTGATATGCATACCATCAGGATTTACCCATTTAACATCAGCATTAGCCTTTTTTAATTCTGATTGAAACTTGCTTAATGTCTCCTTAAGTTGGGGTGACATTGAGATAGCCACGAAAGTTCTTACTTCTATCATTTTAATAACTCCCTTCTGACCATATCTAAGGCGGCACAGGCAGCCTTTTCTTTGATTTCTTCTCGTTCTCCAACAAACCTGAATTCCTTAACATTCAAATTATCATTTATGGATAAACCAATATATGCCAGACCAACCTCATTGCCTTCTGGTCCTGCATAACCAGTTATTCCCAGACCAATGTCTGTTTTCATCAACCTGGCTATTTCTTTAGCCATCATCGTGGCAATTTCCCGACTAACTATCCCGCATTTTTCAATTATCTCTCTGGGAATATTTAAAAGATTAATCTTTATTTCTTTCTCATAAGCGACTATTCCACCACGATAATAAAGAGAACTACCCGGCACATCCGTAAGTTTATTAGAAAGTAATCCACCGGTGCAGGATTCAGCCACGGCTATGCTAAGTTTCCTTAGATAAAGTAAATAACCTACTACTTCCTCTAATCTCTCTCCATCTACGCCATAGATATTATCCTGTAATTTTATGCGGATTTCTTTTTCAGCGGCAGAAAGTAAGGCTTGTGCCATCCGCTCTACTTTTGCCGTAATCTTAATTTCGAGGTCAATACTTCCATCAAGATTATTCACCAGATTCAATTTTACACTATCGCTTTCACCGATGTGGCCACCTAATGCTTTCTTAATTTCTTCCTGGGTTAACCCAATTATTTTTAAAATCCTGAATTTACTAACTTCTTCTTGCATTTTTTTCATTCATCTAAGATAATTGTGCCATCTTTACTTCATTTTCCTCTATCTCATTACAATTAATATATTTTTTATAAAATGAAGTATAATACAAGTCAATATCCCCGCGGCACAATCATCTATCATTATTCCCAATCCACCTTGAAGATTTTGTAATTTACGAATGCCCAGTGGTTTTAAGACATCCATTGCCCGGAATAACACAAATCCTATCACGATAAAAGAAATATGCAATGGGAGAAGAAACATACAAAAAAGATAACCAATAATTTCATCTAAAACGATTTTTTTTGAATCTTTTTCTTCAAAGAGAATTTCTGCCTTTGTGCAGAACCAGATGCTTATTATCGTTAAGATTATAACCAGTAAAAAATACCACAAATCAGGATTAGAGAAACGATGGCATAGGAAATAAATAAGTAAATAAAGTGGGATACCTCCAAGAAGTGTGCCGAGCGTGCCTGAAGCAAATTTAGAATATCCAGAAAAAAAGCCACTGGCAATAAATTTAATCGCAAAATTAAAAGCATTTTCTACCTTTGAGTCTTTATATTTCGCCTTTCTTATTTCTTCATTTGTATGTAAAATCTCATTCATTTTATCAACCTTAATTGTACTATATTTTCACTCTTTAGTCAACTAAAATTTCATCTTGTTAGACATCATAAAGTTTACTATAAAGTCCTCCCTGTTTTAAAAGTTCATGATGTGTGCCTAATTCGATTATTTTACCTTTATCTACCACAGCAATTTTATTGGCATTTATGACGGTTGATAGGCGGTGGGCAACGACAATAGTTGTCTGGTGCTTCATAATTTCGGATAATGATGCCTGGATTAGTGTTTCAGATTCAGAATCTAATGATGATGTTGCCTCATCTAAAATTAATATTTTTGGTTGACGAATAATCGCTCGGGCAATTGCTAATCGTTGTCGTTGACCACCCGAAAGTTTTACCCCCTGCTCACCTATTTGAGTATCATAGCCATCTGGCAGGCGAGTAATAAACTCATGGGCATTAGCCACTTTAGCCGCTTCAACTATCTCATCAAAACTCGCATCAATCTTGCCATAAGCAATATTTTCTTTCACACTACCACTGAATAAAATAATCTCTTGTGGCACAACACCTATTTGCTGACGGAGACTATCTGTTTTAACCAATTTAACATCATAACCATCTATCATTACCCTGCCAGAATTAGTGTCATAAAGTCTTGAGATGAGGTTAATAATAGTTGTTTTCCCATTTCCAGAAGGACCGACAATCGCCAATATCTCACCCGGATTAACCTGTAAATTAATGCCGTTTAAGACCAATTCATCCTCATATCTAAAAAAGACATTTTCAAATTCTACCTTACCGACAATCACAGGTAATTCTCTTGCTTGAGGGGATTCTGCCATCTGAATTTCCGTATCGACGACCTCAAATATGCGTTCGCAGGCGGCCATTGCTCGTTGGATGACTAAAACTACCTGGGTCAATTTCTTAATTGGGGAAGACATTGTGGCTAAATAAAGTCCAAAGGCAATTAAATCCGCAACCGTCAATGCTCCGGTAAGAACCTGATATGCACCAAACCAAATAACTACAATCGTCCCTGTCGTGCTGAAAAAATGCACCAGGGGAGTCGCCGCCGCAGTAATTTTTACCCCTTTGAGAAATGTATTAAAATATCTTTTGTTTATCTCATTAAACCGTTGTTGCTCATAAAATTCCATCGCAAAGACCTTGACAACATGAATACCAGAAATGAACTCTTGCAAGCCAGTGGTTACTTCTGCAATTCTATTTTGAATTCTAATGCTTATTTTCTTCATCTTTCGGCCAAGGATAAAGATAGAAAGGGCAATAAAAGGCGTAACAATCAGGGACAGGAGTGCTAACTGCCAATTAAGATAAAATGCAACACAAACCGCTCCTAATAAAACTAAAGGTTCTTTGAGTATATTTACGACACCAAAAATAATGAAGTTCTCTAATAAAGCGACATCATTGATAATTCGAGATATTATTTCACCTGTATGTCTATCCTTGTAGAATTTTAACGAGAGGAAGGTAAGATGTTCGAATATGGTCTGGCGAAGGGTAAAAATTACCTTTTGCCCAACATAACTCATTAGAAAGTCCTGTCCATACTGAGCTAATGTCCAGATAACAACCGTCCCAAGTGC from bacterium harbors:
- a CDS encoding sulfide/dihydroorotate dehydrogenase-like FAD/NAD-binding protein, producing the protein MYKILFTKELAKEIKLFVIDAPKVARSCQPGQFIILRIDKAGERIPLTIYDYDAQKGTVSIIFQEVGKTTKQLGKLKAGDYLQDFVGPLGKHIEVTGSHKRIFCVAGGVGVAPIYPKAKALNKSGTEITSIIGARTKDLVILEQEMNAISNQLYICTDDGSYGEQGFVTKVLERLLETQEKPDLVIAIGPLPMMKASCAVTKKFDVPTLVSLNTIMVDGTGMCGSCRVTVDGQTKFACVDGPTFDGHLVDFDELIQRQVRFVQEEKLALERYTSKCKCG
- the ubiE gene encoding bifunctional demethylmenaquinone methyltransferase/2-methoxy-6-polyprenyl-1,4-benzoquinol methylase UbiE is translated as MSDKRQYYVQRLFSNIARDYDRLNQIISFGLHHKWRKFAISKALLKPTDLILDLCCGTGDCGICAAKENPQVKVIGIDFCDEMLEIGRKKIEKSGLEERIELKKQDISSLSFADNTFDVVTIGFGLRHLNIDEVFKEINRILKPGGRLITLDAGRPENILIKGGHKIYFYHVLPLLGKIFHGNKEPYSYLPQSLDLYLPDKEQLKVLMEKAGFVAVQYFDLSFGVATVHLGFKVNNDNRSGYSHRVTENTEGIYNHE
- a CDS encoding 3-isopropylmalate dehydratase small subunit; its protein translation is MILKGKGHKFGDDISTDLIAPGRYFHLRSNLQELAKHVMEDADPEFASKIKPGDFIVAGRNFGLGSSREHAPTIIKLAGISGVIAQSFARIFFRNAINVGLPVIECETKDITEGDELEVDLEKGCLINQTKGTTSYFSRLPEIMTNILQDGGLVDHVRKYGGFKLQ
- a CDS encoding SpoIID/LytB domain-containing protein is translated as MKKIFLILIILSLSKDLEAINLRIGLLNGETAVNISSTGYLELIDLATDEILLTTYGWKNGFIKLNQSRLEVKDVGIITGSIRVRPIVGANILVNGNKYRGEIEIGTGRDGIKVINVVDLEEYLYGVIKPEMTDKAPIEALKAQAIIARTFAIDNLKKHEEEGYNLCSKIHCQVYKGMDVESEKTINAVDSTQGQILTFEGDVASTFYHAWCGGITASAQSVWGQDIPYLQEVYDPFCRKSNKGWDVTFSLSEIKDILNRNGFNISNISSISASSNTNGGRVKEVIIKNGNGELTISSSKFRLIMGSDKIWSTIFTIRTNGDKVTFQGIGKGHGVGLCQQGAVSMAELGYNYKQILGFYYPGVFLSSIISEGE
- a CDS encoding DUF2905 domain-containing protein translates to MTGFAGKFLILTGIILIVVGGLFLLANKFPFIGKLPGDIFIKKEHFSFYFPVTTCILISIILSIIFWLFGRR
- the ligA gene encoding NAD-dependent DNA ligase LigA; this translates as MEDYRGQISKLKALIKYHDYKYYVEAAPEISDYKYDQLLKELIQLETAHPECITPDSPTQRVSGQPLEEFTSVRHRVPMLSLDNTYSIDELKEFHQRVVRWLNKQTIEYVTELKIDGVGVSLKYENGVFVQGLTRGDGEVGDDITLNLRTIRTIPLQLNKPINLEVRGEVYMDKVRFEQVNQERINRNEPPFANTRNATAGSLHLLDPKIVAQRYLNVFIHSLGIAEKEIFKTQSETLKEFENLGLVVCPHYKLCQGIEEVIDYCQEWEEKKDKLRYDVDGMVIKINYLEEQKKLSFTAKSPRWAVAFKFTPEQATTVLKEIIVQVGRTGALTPVAMLEPIKLAGVTISRATLHNEDEIKRKDIRIGDKVIVERSGEVIPKVIGVVKSEERGKIFEFPKNCPVCGAEVYRPEGEARSFCTGVNCPAQLKRRIEFFASRGCMDIEGLGTKVVEQLVEKGFLKELTDIYWLWQHREELESLEGWGEKSVDNLINNIELTKNKPLDRLINAIGIFHVGSQTSIALARRFGTMERLIAAGEDELLEIEDIGPKVSASIINFFNQPQTKNLISKLKEAGVNLCVSAPISTHPMPYEGKEFVITGSLKDWTRQEAEELIQKLGGKTSSSVTKKTSFLVVGEKPGSKLDKAKELGITQIPAQEFESELKKYSANSNR
- the thpR gene encoding RNA 2',3'-cyclic phosphodiesterase; translation: MIEVRTFVAISMSPQLKETLSKFQSELKKANADVKWVNPDGMHITLKFLGNCLIGQLESVYQMVLEATSDFKQFTLSLTSVGAFPSLSSPKVIWVGVDKGKEECIELSTRIDNNLLRLGFPIEQRESIPHLTLGRIKSPQRKDDLSKLISTLKPPDFGQMEVTKIEVMGSQLTPKGAIYTTLQELPLMKEG
- a CDS encoding nicotinamide-nucleotide amidohydrolase family protein, translating into MKKMQEEVSKFRILKIIGLTQEEIKKALGGHIGESDSVKLNLVNNLDGSIDLEIKITAKVERMAQALLSAAEKEIRIKLQDNIYGVDGERLEEVVGYLLYLRKLSIAVAESCTGGLLSNKLTDVPGSSLYYRGGIVAYEKEIKINLLNIPREIIEKCGIVSREIATMMAKEIARLMKTDIGLGITGYAGPEGNEVGLAYIGLSINDNLNVKEFRFVGEREEIKEKAACAALDMVRRELLK
- a CDS encoding phosphatidylglycerophosphatase A translates to MNEILHTNEEIRKAKYKDSKVENAFNFAIKFIASGFFSGYSKFASGTLGTLLGGIPLYLLIYFLCHRFSNPDLWYFLLVIILTIISIWFCTKAEILFEEKDSKKIVLDEIIGYLFCMFLLPLHISFIVIGFVLFRAMDVLKPLGIRKLQNLQGGLGIMIDDCAAGILTCIILHFIKNILIVMR
- a CDS encoding ABC transporter ATP-binding protein: MILYKRLIRYLIPHKLHLYFALICMLIVAITTLALPWFIKVVLANALSQQNVVQLNLTMCAALGTVVIWTLAQYGQDFLMSYVGQKVIFTLRQTIFEHLTFLSLKFYKDRHTGEIISRIINDVALLENFIIFGVVNILKEPLVLLGAVCVAFYLNWQLALLSLIVTPFIALSIFILGRKMKKISIRIQNRIAEVTTGLQEFISGIHVVKVFAMEFYEQQRFNEINKRYFNTFLKGVKITAAATPLVHFFSTTGTIVVIWFGAYQVLTGALTVADLIAFGLYLATMSSPIKKLTQVVLVIQRAMAACERIFEVVDTEIQMAESPQARELPVIVGKVEFENVFFRYEDELVLNGINLQVNPGEILAIVGPSGNGKTTIINLISRLYDTNSGRVMIDGYDVKLVKTDSLRQQIGVVPQEIILFSGSVKENIAYGKIDASFDEIVEAAKVANAHEFITRLPDGYDTQIGEQGVKLSGGQRQRLAIARAIIRQPKILILDEATSSLDSESETLIQASLSEIMKHQTTIVVAHRLSTVINANKIAVVDKGKIIELGTHHELLKQGGLYSKLYDV